The Martelella endophytica genome contains the following window.
CCGCTTTGGCGAGATCGCGTCCGGGCTGTCGAAGATCGCCCGTTTCAACGGCACCAATTCCGGCCTTGCCTATGTGGTGTCGCAGCATTCGGTCATGGGCGCCGAGGCGATCCTTCAGGAAGGCGGCGATGAACTGACCGCAGCGCTCTTTCTGCTGCATGACGCCCACGAACACCTGATCGGCGACATCACCCGGACGACCGAAAAGCTCATCGCTGGCGTGCTCTCATCCATGCCGGAAAACCCGAGCTTGGCCTTTCGGTACGCGATCGAGAAGATCAAGCGCAAGTGGGATGAGGCTATCTACTTCGCAGCCGGCCTGCCGCTTCCCGAAAACTGGACGGCCCGCCAGACGATGACGGTCGCGGCCATGGACAACCGCATGCTGCATGCCGAGGTCGCGGCCCTCTTCGGTGAACACGCCGCCCGTAACATGGCCAGCGGAGACAGGCGCCCGCCGAAGACGCGCGGCGCCATCACCCCTTGGCCGGCGATGAAGGCCGAGGAACGGTTCAACGAGATGCTAAGTCAGCTGCCGATCCAGTCGGCCTTCGCTGCAGGCGCTTGAGGGAGGGCGATATGGCAGGTTCCGTCAACAAGGTCATCCTCATCGGCCACCTCGGCCGCGATCCCGACATCCGCACAACGCAGGACGGCCGCAAGATCGCCAGCCTGTCGCTCGCCACCTCCGAAAGCTGGCGCGACAGGAACTCCGGCGAGCGCAAGGAACGCACCGAGTGGCACCGCATCGTCATCTTCTCGGAACCGCTGGCGAAGGTCGCCGAGCAATTCCTGAAGAAGGGCGCGAAAGTCTACATCGAGGGCCAGCTCCAGACCCGCAAATACCAGGGCAATGACGGCCAGGACCGCTACACGACCGAGGTCGTGCTGAACGGCTTCAACGCCACGCTCCAGATGCTCGACGGCAATGGCGGCAACCGCCCGCCGCCTGCCGACGATCCCGGCAGTTACGGCCGCGATACGAGCCGCGACACGCCGCGCGACATCCCGTCCCGCAACGATCTCGACGACGACATCCCGTTTTGAGGAGAAGCACCATGTCAGATGCACACAGCATTGCCCGCGACCAGCTGAAGTCCTTCGTCGAGCGCATCGAGCGCCTCGAGGAGGAAAAGAAGACGATCGCCGACGACATCAGCGATGTCTACGCCGAAGCCAAGGGCACCGGCTTCGACACAAAAGCCCTGAAGCGCATCATCGCGCTGCGCAAGAAGGATGAACAGGAGCGCATGGAGGAAGAGGCCGTTCTCGACACCTACATGATCGCGCTCGGCATGCTCGCCGCGCCGGAGGATGAGTGATGGCCAGAGAAGTAACGCGGGTCTTCCACTTTGATGTCGAGATTGATCGTGAGGACGTGCTCGAAGCGCTTTCGGACGAAGATATTCGGCAGGAATGCGCCCGTAGACAACTCAGCGCGATCGATGACGCCGGACAAGACATCGAGCAGCTCGCGCGCCTGATTGCACGCGGAGAGACCGAGGACGCCCTTAAGCTTCTGCAAAAGCTTGCCCCCCCCTATGCCGATCTCATTTCCCCGGCATCGCTCATGCGCATCGAGGCGCTTCACCAGAAGGACATGCTTAATGTTCAAAGCTGAGAAATCCGCACTGCTCTCCGCACTGGAGACGGCCCGCGGCGCCGTCGAGCGTCGCAACACCATCCCGATCCTCGCCAACGTTCTCTTCGAGGAAGGTGGCGAGAAAGGTCACCTGCGTGTGCGCGCGACCGACCTCGATATCGAGATCACTGTGAAGTTCGCCGCAGAGATCGACAAGGGCTTCATGGCTTTTACGGTCCCGGCGCAGCTGATGACGTCGATCGTCAAGAACATGGGCGGCTCCGAAATCAGCGTCACGGCCGAGCCGGACAAGTCCGGTGGCCTCCATGAGGTCGTGGTACGTTCCGGACGGTCCCGCTTTCGGGTTCCGGTCCTGCCCGCGACAGACTTCCCGTCTCTTCCCGAGATCCGCGAAAAGCCGTTCGAACTCGATGCAGCCGCATTCCGGCAGGGTCTGATCGATACCGCTTTCGCCATCGCCCCGGCCAACGATAGTCGGGAGATGCTGAAAGGCGTCTTCATCGACCGCAGGGAACACGACATCGCTCTTGTGGCAACCCACGGCCACTATATGGCCCGCCGCATCATCGACGCCGGCGAAAGCCCGTCGGACCTGCCGGCAGCCATCATCCCCGACAAGACGGTCTCGATCCTGACAAAGGCACTGCCAGAAGCCGGAACGCTTCAGGTCGCGATCGACGACAGCCGCATCAGCATCGGCATGGGCAGCAAGTCGATCAGCTCGAAACTGATCGACGCCACCTATCACGACTATAACCGGATGATCCTGCCTGGCATGGACCTCGAGGCGACGGCTGACCGCAAGGCGCTTGCCGAGGCGGTCAAGCGGGTCGGTCTGGTGGCAAGCGAAATGAGCCG
Protein-coding sequences here:
- a CDS encoding DUF2312 domain-containing protein gives rise to the protein MSDAHSIARDQLKSFVERIERLEEEKKTIADDISDVYAEAKGTGFDTKALKRIIALRKKDEQERMEEEAVLDTYMIALGMLAAPEDE
- the dnaN gene encoding DNA polymerase III subunit beta; this translates as MFKAEKSALLSALETARGAVERRNTIPILANVLFEEGGEKGHLRVRATDLDIEITVKFAAEIDKGFMAFTVPAQLMTSIVKNMGGSEISVTAEPDKSGGLHEVVVRSGRSRFRVPVLPATDFPSLPEIREKPFELDAAAFRQGLIDTAFAIAPANDSREMLKGVFIDRREHDIALVATHGHYMARRIIDAGESPSDLPAAIIPDKTVSILTKALPEAGTLQVAIDDSRISIGMGSKSISSKLIDATYHDYNRMILPGMDLEATADRKALAEAVKRVGLVASEMSRAAVLQFGKGTLSVEMASPDAGDATDELEIECGFEERVGINQSYLAATLDHIPGSRVTMRRTKGGDRVEITSPDGHDDDIVIVMMMRV
- the ssb gene encoding single-stranded DNA-binding protein codes for the protein MAGSVNKVILIGHLGRDPDIRTTQDGRKIASLSLATSESWRDRNSGERKERTEWHRIVIFSEPLAKVAEQFLKKGAKVYIEGQLQTRKYQGNDGQDRYTTEVVLNGFNATLQMLDGNGGNRPPPADDPGSYGRDTSRDTPRDIPSRNDLDDDIPF